In Marinobacter salsuginis, one DNA window encodes the following:
- a CDS encoding metallophosphoesterase encodes MAATKSTASRGYDIIGDIHGCAHTLARLLDQMGYRKVNGVYQHPRRQAIFIGDIIDRGPRIREALHLVRDMVEHGSARIVMGNHEYNALGYCTRARPGSGKTFLREHNARHNRLIRETLEQFEAHPYEWNEFLEWFYTIPLFIDDEDFRVVHACWDGDLIEKFKQVQGGACIDEDFLHASAAIESFAGQVMDTLLRGTDLRLPEGMAITGRDGYVREFFRTKFWADDPHTYSDVVFQPDPLPPEVASRVLTDAERRQLISYPLDAPPVFVGHYWMEGEPAPLKPNVACIDYSAVKYGRLVAYRMDGERALSRDKFVWVDVERPEQPDYPTSEDSVAR; translated from the coding sequence ATGGCTGCAACAAAATCGACCGCAAGTCGCGGTTACGACATCATTGGTGATATTCACGGCTGCGCCCATACCCTGGCCAGATTGCTGGACCAGATGGGCTACCGCAAAGTTAACGGGGTTTATCAGCACCCGCGTCGTCAGGCCATCTTTATCGGCGACATCATTGACCGTGGCCCGCGGATTCGCGAGGCGCTGCACCTTGTGCGGGACATGGTGGAGCATGGTTCGGCGCGCATTGTCATGGGCAATCATGAGTACAATGCCCTGGGCTACTGCACGCGGGCGCGGCCGGGCAGCGGCAAAACCTTCCTGCGTGAGCACAACGCCCGACATAACCGTCTGATCCGGGAAACTCTGGAACAGTTCGAGGCCCATCCATACGAGTGGAATGAGTTTCTCGAGTGGTTCTACACCATACCACTGTTCATCGACGATGAGGATTTCCGTGTTGTACACGCCTGCTGGGACGGCGATCTGATCGAAAAATTCAAACAGGTGCAGGGTGGTGCCTGCATTGATGAGGATTTCCTGCACGCTTCTGCTGCTATTGAGTCCTTTGCCGGGCAGGTTATGGATACCCTTCTGCGCGGAACGGATCTCAGGCTCCCCGAGGGTATGGCCATCACCGGTCGGGACGGCTATGTGCGTGAGTTTTTCCGAACCAAGTTCTGGGCTGACGATCCACACACCTATTCCGATGTTGTCTTTCAGCCAGACCCGCTGCCTCCGGAAGTGGCAAGCCGGGTATTGACCGATGCGGAGCGTAGGCAGCTGATCAGTTATCCCCTGGATGCGCCGCCGGTGTTTGTTGGTCACTACTGGATGGAAGGTGAGCCGGCGCCGCTCAAGCCCAACGTTGCCTGCATTGACTACAGTGCCGTGAAGTATGGCCGGCTGGTGGCCTACCGGATGGATGGCGAGCGGGCACTTTCCCGTGACAAGTTTGTCTGGGTAGATGTGGAAAGGCCGGAACAACCGGACTATCCCACCAGCGAAGACAGTGTCGCGCGCTAA
- a CDS encoding NAD(+) kinase, with product MDQFRNIGVIGRMGSVKVVESLRQLKQYLITNNYHVILEEDTASMLPGHGLQVASKKLLGEICDLVIVVGGDGSLLGAARELAKSKIPLLGVNRGRLGFLTDISPSDLEERLGKVLEGEYMEETRFLLDGNVERNGQPLGFGTALNDVVLHPGKSTRMIGFDLFIDGHFVYSQRSDGLIVSTPTGSTAYSLSAGGPIMHPKLDAIVLVPMFPHTLSSRPIVVDGKSEIKLVIGETNETYPQISFDGQMNIACAPGDIIRITKKPFKIRLIHPTDHNFYATCRDKLGWASEISAS from the coding sequence ATGGATCAGTTCAGGAACATTGGTGTGATTGGTCGTATGGGCAGCGTGAAAGTGGTCGAGTCACTGCGCCAGCTCAAACAGTACCTGATCACCAACAACTACCACGTCATTCTTGAGGAAGACACCGCCAGCATGTTGCCCGGGCATGGCCTGCAGGTGGCGAGCAAAAAACTGCTGGGCGAGATCTGTGATCTGGTGATCGTGGTCGGCGGTGATGGCAGTCTTCTGGGCGCCGCCCGTGAGCTGGCCAAGTCCAAGATTCCCCTGCTTGGGGTCAATCGTGGCCGCCTGGGCTTTCTGACCGACATATCGCCCTCCGATCTTGAGGAGCGCCTCGGTAAAGTTCTGGAAGGCGAGTACATGGAGGAGACCCGGTTCCTGCTGGATGGTAACGTGGAGCGTAATGGCCAGCCTCTGGGGTTCGGTACCGCCCTGAATGATGTGGTGCTGCATCCGGGTAAATCCACCCGGATGATTGGTTTCGATCTGTTTATTGACGGTCATTTTGTTTACAGCCAGCGTTCGGATGGCCTGATCGTCTCCACGCCGACCGGGTCTACCGCCTACTCGCTCTCCGCTGGCGGCCCTATCATGCATCCCAAGCTCGATGCCATTGTCCTGGTGCCCATGTTTCCCCACACTCTCAGTAGCCGGCCGATCGTTGTCGATGGCAAGAGTGAGATCAAGCTGGTGATCGGGGAGACCAATGAAACCTATCCGCAAATCAGCTTTGACGGCCAGATGAACATTGCCTGCGCGCCGGGCGATATCATTCGCATCACCAAAAAGCCGTTCAAGATCCGGTTGATTCACCCCACTGACCACAATTTCTACGCCACCTGCCGTGACAAGCTTGGCTGGGCTAGTGAGATTTCAGCGAGTTGA
- a CDS encoding DNA repair protein codes for MVSADQATDGYSAVFFVEGNQVAREMRATEFGAFLDGYVGLSDLAETEVRAVLVELSPDLKVQALVFFKIWFDEEGRADSHWNLPIEELARTGAKGPDMGGGAIRLVCRSQCPDPKFKEDLWDPDMTPGNNHFQAIRKAVEANSLKFRKVEPVQEENIPVLSEQAEDSSEREESAAAADRSRLAQLIREQRLRIKTLQSVHRDALSDIQREHRLEIQGLRSDIADLEQKYERQRLSNEQLKKRLSERNEQYLAMQEQMAAVGEEKQREDSNASAELLLLREQLERRQRELELRDEKIVALEEENHELRNREPPEDSIMDHLKRQSVFLVAYQPGVGHVTLPFKDIDTYFSNPTAYAAERCGMNEPAYREWLEHYENPVCGHENEDGKPCGEPILRISQPSEFRPGIDDRCEKHQA; via the coding sequence ATGGTGTCTGCCGACCAGGCAACCGATGGGTATTCGGCGGTATTTTTTGTGGAAGGGAACCAGGTGGCCCGCGAGATGCGGGCTACCGAATTCGGGGCCTTCCTGGATGGCTATGTAGGGCTGTCCGATCTCGCCGAAACCGAGGTCAGGGCTGTATTGGTTGAGCTGAGTCCTGACCTCAAGGTGCAGGCCCTGGTTTTCTTCAAAATCTGGTTTGATGAGGAAGGTCGGGCAGACAGCCATTGGAACCTGCCTATTGAAGAGTTAGCCAGAACAGGCGCCAAAGGGCCTGACATGGGTGGCGGTGCAATCCGGCTGGTTTGCCGGAGTCAATGCCCTGACCCCAAGTTCAAGGAGGATCTCTGGGACCCGGACATGACGCCCGGGAACAACCATTTCCAGGCGATCCGCAAAGCGGTTGAAGCCAACAGCCTGAAATTCCGGAAAGTGGAGCCTGTTCAGGAAGAGAATATTCCGGTTCTGAGCGAACAGGCGGAAGATTCCTCCGAGCGGGAAGAGTCGGCTGCGGCGGCGGATCGCTCCCGTCTGGCGCAACTCATCCGGGAACAGCGCCTTCGGATCAAGACCCTGCAGAGTGTTCACCGCGATGCCCTCTCGGACATCCAGCGCGAACATCGGCTGGAAATCCAGGGTTTACGCAGTGATATTGCCGATCTCGAGCAGAAGTACGAGCGTCAGCGCCTGAGCAATGAGCAGCTCAAAAAGCGCTTGTCGGAGCGAAACGAACAGTACCTCGCCATGCAGGAGCAGATGGCTGCCGTTGGTGAGGAAAAACAGCGCGAGGATTCAAACGCGAGCGCAGAACTCCTGCTGCTCCGGGAACAGCTGGAGCGGCGCCAGCGGGAGCTGGAACTGAGGGACGAGAAAATCGTTGCCCTCGAGGAGGAGAACCACGAGCTGCGCAATCGGGAGCCGCCGGAAGACTCCATCATGGACCACCTCAAACGCCAGTCCGTGTTTCTGGTGGCCTACCAGCCCGGCGTCGGCCATGTGACGCTGCCTTTCAAAGATATTGATACATACTTTAGCAACCCTACCGCCTACGCAGCGGAACGCTGCGGTATGAACGAACCTGCCTATCGGGAGTGGCTCGAGCATTACGAGAACCCCGTCTGTGGCCATGAAAACGAGGACGGCAAGCCGTGTGGCGAGCCCATTCTTCGAATCAGCCAGCCGTCGGAGTTCCGTCCGGGTATTGATGACCGGTGCGAGAAACACCAGGCCTGA
- a CDS encoding NADPH-dependent 2,4-dienoyl-CoA reductase, whose translation MTATTTPGVAKYPNLLEPLDLGFTKLRNRTLMGSMHTGLEEAKNGFERLAAFYAERARGGAGLIVTGGIAPNVEGGVFQHAAKMTTEEESDKHRIITDAVHAADGKICMQILHAGRYAYSPELVAPSAIQAPINPFKPRELDEAGIEKQIQDYADCAALAQRAGYDGVEVMGSEGYFINQFIVSHTNHRTDRWGGSYENRIRLPIEIVRRVRERVGENFILIYRLSMLDLIEDGSTWEEVVHLAKEIEKAGATIINTGIGWHEARVPTIATSVPRGAFTKVTARLKGEVSIPLVTTNRINMPDVAEKILAEGDADMVSMARPFLADADLVLKAAEDRADEINTCIGCNQACLDHTFSGKLTSCLVNPRACHETELTYVKTAAPKSIAVVGAGPAGLAFATVAAERGHKVTLFDAGSEIGGQFNVAKLIPGKEEFYETLRYFRVMLDKHQVDVRLNTRVSAEDLKAGGFDEVILATGVKPRTPEIEGIDHPKVIGYLDALLERKPVGQKVAVIGAGGIGFDVSEFIVHKGTSAAVDTDHFMREWGVDLSVEHRGGIQGVEPEVPEPAREVYLLQRKASKVGKNLGKTTGWIHRTSLKNRQVQMVPGVTYRKIDDEGLHITVTPKGAEQGEDRVLPVDTIIVCAGQEPLRELQSDLEAAGLPVHLIGGSDVAAELDAKRAINQGSRLAAEL comes from the coding sequence ATGACCGCGACCACGACGCCAGGCGTTGCCAAATACCCGAACCTGCTCGAGCCGCTGGATCTTGGTTTTACCAAGCTGCGCAATCGCACCCTGATGGGATCCATGCATACGGGGCTGGAGGAGGCCAAAAATGGCTTCGAACGTCTTGCTGCATTCTATGCCGAGCGTGCCCGCGGTGGCGCTGGTCTGATCGTGACTGGCGGTATTGCCCCGAACGTGGAAGGAGGGGTGTTCCAGCACGCCGCCAAGATGACCACCGAAGAGGAGTCCGACAAGCACCGGATTATCACCGACGCCGTCCATGCAGCCGATGGCAAGATCTGCATGCAGATTCTCCATGCTGGCCGTTATGCCTACTCTCCGGAGCTGGTAGCGCCTTCCGCCATCCAGGCACCGATCAACCCATTCAAGCCCAGGGAGCTGGATGAAGCAGGTATTGAAAAGCAGATCCAGGACTACGCGGATTGCGCCGCACTGGCGCAGCGAGCCGGTTATGATGGCGTTGAGGTCATGGGTTCGGAAGGCTATTTCATCAACCAGTTCATTGTTTCCCACACCAACCACCGCACCGATCGTTGGGGTGGCAGCTACGAAAACCGGATTCGCCTGCCGATCGAAATCGTCCGTCGGGTTCGTGAAAGGGTGGGAGAGAACTTCATCCTGATCTACCGTCTGTCCATGCTGGATCTGATTGAGGATGGCAGCACCTGGGAAGAGGTTGTGCACCTGGCCAAGGAAATCGAGAAGGCGGGTGCGACCATTATCAACACCGGCATCGGCTGGCACGAGGCCCGGGTGCCCACCATTGCCACGTCGGTTCCCCGCGGGGCCTTTACCAAGGTGACGGCGCGCCTGAAAGGGGAGGTGAGCATTCCATTGGTCACCACCAACCGGATCAACATGCCGGACGTGGCCGAAAAGATTCTGGCCGAGGGTGATGCCGATATGGTGTCCATGGCCCGGCCGTTCCTCGCAGATGCCGACCTGGTTCTGAAGGCAGCCGAGGACCGCGCTGATGAGATCAACACCTGTATCGGCTGTAACCAGGCCTGTCTTGATCACACCTTCAGCGGCAAGCTGACATCGTGTCTGGTCAATCCCCGCGCCTGTCACGAAACCGAACTGACCTATGTGAAGACCGCTGCGCCCAAGTCTATCGCGGTCGTGGGTGCCGGCCCTGCCGGGTTGGCGTTTGCCACGGTGGCTGCAGAACGCGGCCATAAGGTGACACTGTTCGATGCCGGCAGTGAGATCGGCGGCCAGTTCAACGTTGCCAAGCTGATACCCGGCAAAGAAGAGTTTTACGAGACCTTGCGTTATTTCCGGGTGATGCTCGACAAGCACCAGGTGGATGTCCGGCTGAACACCCGTGTCAGCGCCGAGGATCTCAAGGCCGGCGGCTTTGATGAGGTGATCCTGGCGACCGGCGTCAAGCCGCGTACTCCTGAAATTGAAGGCATCGATCATCCGAAAGTGATCGGTTATCTGGATGCGCTGCTGGAGCGCAAGCCGGTTGGGCAGAAAGTGGCGGTGATTGGTGCCGGTGGTATCGGCTTCGACGTCTCCGAGTTTATCGTCCACAAGGGTACATCGGCCGCTGTCGACACTGATCACTTCATGCGTGAGTGGGGCGTGGATCTGAGTGTTGAGCACCGGGGCGGCATTCAGGGCGTTGAGCCCGAGGTGCCGGAGCCTGCCCGTGAGGTCTATCTGCTGCAGCGTAAAGCATCGAAGGTGGGCAAGAATCTGGGCAAGACCACCGGATGGATTCACCGTACCTCCCTGAAAAACCGCCAGGTACAGATGGTGCCGGGTGTGACCTACCGCAAGATAGACGATGAGGGATTGCACATAACGGTCACGCCGAAAGGCGCAGAGCAGGGCGAAGACCGTGTGCTGCCTGTGGACACCATTATCGTGTGCGCGGGTCAGGAGCCGCTGCGTGAGCTGCAGAGCGATCTGGAGGCTGCTGGCCTGCCGGTACACCTGATTGGTGGTTCGGATGTGGCTGCAGAACTGGATGCCAAGCGGGCGATCAATCAGGGTAGTCGTCTGGCTGCAGAGCTCTGA
- a CDS encoding AraC family transcriptional regulator: MSDSTHAPPKRRNSLGDISVLYVSALMRAAEAEGANSTELASRFQLDQQTLTSPEARISIPRFMRLGHAAIHETGNPALGLRMGALSRPVDAGIAGLAGETASTAGAAISTLIRYALLTSRNSRGVPTVRPDLRQAQFYSIRPYNGFNYFVVDSVLAAWTQFLRTVTGRYDVLERVTIEYRSIGQDDLFEGWFRCPVQFGATKNSLTVRQDIWESASQQAQPAMHEKLTELCARELQQIQRGWTTGDRVKNLLTPLFRGETPSLETIAMKLGVAPWTLQRQLAAEGTGFRELMDETRKQLARDYIRETETSLAEIAWLLGFANPAAFHKAYRRWFNLSPGEHRKRIRHS; this comes from the coding sequence ATGAGCGACTCCACGCACGCCCCACCCAAACGCCGTAACTCACTGGGAGACATCAGTGTCCTCTATGTATCTGCGCTGATGAGGGCAGCCGAGGCAGAAGGCGCCAACAGTACCGAACTGGCATCCCGTTTCCAGCTTGACCAACAGACACTGACATCGCCTGAAGCACGGATCAGCATTCCAAGATTCATGCGCCTGGGGCACGCTGCCATCCATGAGACTGGCAACCCGGCCCTGGGGTTGAGAATGGGTGCATTATCCCGCCCCGTCGACGCCGGCATTGCCGGGCTCGCCGGAGAAACCGCCAGCACTGCCGGGGCAGCGATTAGCACGTTGATTCGCTACGCCCTGCTGACCAGCCGCAACAGCCGCGGCGTGCCAACGGTTCGACCAGACCTTCGGCAGGCGCAGTTTTATTCGATTCGCCCGTACAATGGCTTTAACTATTTCGTAGTGGATTCCGTTCTCGCCGCCTGGACCCAGTTCCTGCGAACCGTGACCGGCCGCTACGATGTTCTGGAGAGAGTTACCATCGAATACCGGTCCATCGGGCAGGATGACCTGTTCGAAGGCTGGTTCCGCTGCCCGGTGCAATTCGGAGCAACAAAGAACAGCCTCACCGTGCGGCAGGACATCTGGGAAAGCGCGAGCCAACAGGCTCAACCGGCCATGCATGAAAAGCTCACAGAGCTGTGCGCACGGGAACTGCAGCAGATCCAACGGGGGTGGACGACGGGAGACCGGGTGAAAAACCTTCTCACACCGCTGTTCCGGGGCGAGACGCCCAGCCTGGAAACCATCGCCATGAAACTTGGGGTGGCACCCTGGACACTTCAGAGACAACTGGCTGCCGAGGGAACCGGCTTCCGGGAACTTATGGATGAAACGCGGAAACAGCTGGCGCGGGACTATATTCGGGAAACAGAGACATCACTGGCGGAAATTGCCTGGCTTCTTGGTTTTGCCAATCCTGCAGCCTTTCACAAGGCTTATCGGCGATGGTTCAACCTGAGCCCGGGAGAACACCGAAAGCGAATCCGGCATTCCTGA
- a CDS encoding AraC family transcriptional regulator, translated as MQELRDAGVMLRLIYEAMKKKGIDTDAIFTRLGVDENYVYTEQLRTPHSAQMYFWQAVEDVSGDPDVGLHLGQLLPAYKGQVLEYLFLSSPTFGEGLRRAQNYQRLLSDAANTDFFIEGDDACMVLDAASDDVRRLRHFNECFVLGLITFFRSITDGNFYPSRIEFEHERAEGQDHVREVLGCDVTFGAPQNRLYFPAKLLSHASPHAEPELLDLHERFASEQVARLEKKDIVGQVERIVAELLDSGEVTLDAVAERLGIKPRTLRTRLTEAETSFNQVLADFRYRLARQLLATTDESIDEIVYLTGFSEPSTFYRAFKRWSGMTPIEYRKTAQGKDAMVDAM; from the coding sequence ATGCAGGAACTTCGTGACGCGGGAGTGATGTTGCGCCTGATTTATGAGGCGATGAAAAAGAAAGGAATCGATACCGATGCCATCTTCACTCGCCTGGGTGTGGATGAGAATTACGTTTATACCGAGCAGCTTCGAACCCCCCACAGCGCCCAGATGTACTTCTGGCAGGCTGTTGAGGACGTTTCCGGCGATCCTGATGTTGGCCTGCACCTTGGGCAACTGCTGCCAGCTTACAAGGGGCAGGTGCTGGAGTACCTTTTCCTGAGCAGTCCAACCTTTGGCGAGGGCCTGCGCCGGGCCCAGAACTATCAGCGTCTGCTGAGTGACGCCGCCAACACCGATTTCTTCATTGAGGGTGATGATGCCTGCATGGTGCTGGATGCGGCGTCTGATGACGTTCGCCGCTTGCGACATTTCAATGAATGTTTCGTGCTGGGGTTGATTACCTTTTTCCGTTCGATCACCGATGGCAACTTCTACCCTTCGCGCATTGAGTTCGAGCATGAACGGGCCGAGGGTCAGGACCATGTGCGCGAGGTGCTTGGATGTGACGTCACCTTTGGTGCGCCGCAGAACCGGCTGTACTTTCCTGCAAAACTGCTGTCCCATGCCTCACCTCATGCTGAGCCGGAGCTGCTGGATCTGCATGAGCGGTTTGCCAGCGAACAGGTGGCCCGGCTTGAGAAAAAGGATATCGTTGGCCAGGTGGAGCGGATCGTGGCCGAGCTTCTGGATAGTGGGGAAGTCACTCTGGACGCCGTGGCCGAACGTCTTGGCATCAAGCCGAGAACTCTTCGCACGCGCCTGACTGAGGCCGAGACCAGCTTCAATCAGGTACTCGCGGATTTCCGCTATCGTCTGGCCCGTCAGCTTCTGGCAACGACCGATGAATCCATTGATGAGATTGTTTACCTCACCGGCTTTTCCGAGCCCAGCACCTTCTATCGGGCCTTCAAACGTTGGTCGGGCATGACGCCGATTGAATACCGCAAAACCGCCCAGGGCAAGGACGCCATGGTCGACGCAATGTAA
- a CDS encoding MaoC family dehydratase: protein MPETLVYHNKAPALLPMYGRTLLPRQKQTDGDISIPDLSASLLGISTAGNNLKRYQRVCGFEARSHLPVTWPHVLAFPLHLKLLTEKNFPLPLLGLVHLRNTITQHRPIGTGENLDLKVSLGNTVKSNRGVEFDLITEARSAGRLVWEEASTTLFRQPDSDSKPSGKKAPPQLEHYPNTENLKAPESIGRQYARVSGDTNPIHMHALSARAFGFPRAIAHGMWTKAHALALLERQEGWKGGALSVSCQFKKPLLLPGTAQLNWQTGEKGWDYQVLNAKGDAPHLTGRIDWL, encoded by the coding sequence ATGCCAGAGACCCTCGTTTATCACAACAAAGCGCCCGCCTTGTTACCGATGTATGGCCGAACACTGCTCCCACGGCAGAAGCAAACGGATGGGGATATAAGTATCCCGGATCTCTCGGCAAGCCTCCTGGGTATCAGTACCGCCGGAAACAACCTGAAGCGCTACCAGCGGGTGTGCGGTTTCGAGGCTCGCAGTCACTTGCCGGTTACCTGGCCGCACGTGCTGGCTTTTCCCCTGCACCTGAAGTTGCTGACAGAGAAAAACTTTCCCCTCCCGCTGCTTGGCCTGGTACACCTGCGCAATACCATCACCCAGCACCGACCGATCGGCACCGGAGAAAACCTGGATCTCAAGGTGAGCCTCGGCAATACCGTAAAAAGTAACCGGGGAGTGGAGTTCGATCTGATTACCGAGGCACGCTCGGCGGGCAGACTGGTGTGGGAGGAAGCTAGTACGACGCTATTCCGGCAACCGGATAGTGATAGTAAACCTTCCGGGAAAAAGGCGCCGCCGCAACTCGAGCATTATCCGAACACAGAGAACCTGAAGGCCCCGGAGTCCATTGGCCGGCAATACGCCCGTGTATCCGGTGACACCAATCCGATCCATATGCACGCCCTGAGTGCCAGGGCATTCGGTTTTCCGAGGGCAATCGCCCATGGGATGTGGACCAAGGCCCACGCACTGGCACTACTGGAACGACAGGAAGGCTGGAAAGGTGGCGCTCTGAGCGTCAGTTGTCAGTTCAAGAAACCCCTGCTTCTGCCAGGCACGGCCCAACTGAACTGGCAAACGGGAGAAAAAGGCTGGGACTATCAAGTATTGAACGCCAAAGGCGATGCGCCCCATTTGACCGGGCGCATCGACTGGCTCTAG
- a CDS encoding response regulator, with amino-acid sequence MTEAVSENSEVTVLLVDDNPQNLKVLYETLKDKGYRLLIANEGEKALDLAHRHQPEVILLDIMMPEMDGYEVCERLKADPQTADCAVVFLSALDDLQAKVKGFSLGGADYISKPFQSQEVIARVKTHASVIRLERELQARNRELQSDQARILNSISEGIYGLDENGIIEFANPAAASIVGCPVEELIGRNFFETHFATAGDNPDSLPVKATCQQGVAESQRDIRMLRADGTGFPAEYRSTPKLDSDELHGAVVVFRDISAELDNEKALEEARQLVQEQRDQLAHTSRLTTMGEMAAGVAHEVNQPLTAITNYARVAKRMMAKDNADMGLLQETLDKIEAQSHRASEIIRRIRRFMKKPATGKEVLSVPALLEDTRQFAEVDMRNNKGAIELSVPEDMPDVLADPVQVQQVALNLIRNALEATSSIDSSAPVEVSASVKGDTCVRIQVRDHGIGLSEDAEEKLFLPFFTTKDEGMGIGLSTCRSLIQAQGGDIGFERPEDGGACFYFTLPVAGAQGSPCAPETDSSHA; translated from the coding sequence ATGACTGAAGCTGTCAGCGAGAACTCGGAGGTGACGGTTCTGCTTGTGGACGATAACCCGCAGAACCTCAAAGTCCTCTATGAGACCCTGAAAGACAAAGGTTACCGGCTGCTCATTGCCAACGAAGGCGAAAAGGCCCTCGACCTTGCCCACCGCCATCAGCCCGAAGTGATTCTCCTGGATATCATGATGCCGGAGATGGACGGCTATGAAGTCTGCGAGCGCCTCAAGGCGGATCCCCAGACGGCGGACTGCGCCGTTGTCTTCCTGTCCGCGCTGGATGATCTTCAGGCGAAGGTGAAAGGCTTCTCCCTGGGAGGTGCCGACTACATCTCCAAGCCCTTCCAGTCCCAGGAAGTGATCGCCCGGGTGAAAACCCACGCCAGCGTGATTCGCCTCGAGAGAGAACTGCAGGCCCGCAATCGCGAGCTACAGAGTGATCAGGCCCGGATTCTCAATTCCATCAGCGAAGGCATCTATGGCCTTGATGAGAACGGTATTATCGAATTTGCCAATCCGGCGGCGGCGTCCATTGTCGGCTGTCCGGTGGAGGAGCTGATAGGCCGTAATTTTTTTGAAACCCACTTTGCAACAGCCGGCGACAACCCGGACAGTCTCCCGGTAAAGGCCACCTGTCAGCAGGGCGTCGCCGAGAGCCAGAGGGATATCCGGATGCTGCGGGCCGATGGAACCGGCTTTCCGGCAGAATACCGTTCGACCCCCAAGTTGGACTCTGACGAGCTCCATGGCGCGGTTGTGGTGTTCCGGGATATCAGCGCCGAGTTGGACAACGAAAAGGCGCTGGAAGAGGCCCGGCAACTGGTCCAGGAACAGCGTGATCAGTTGGCCCATACCTCGCGTTTGACCACCATGGGTGAAATGGCTGCCGGCGTGGCCCATGAGGTAAACCAGCCGCTGACCGCCATCACCAACTATGCACGCGTCGCCAAACGGATGATGGCAAAGGACAATGCAGACATGGGTCTGCTTCAGGAGACCCTGGACAAGATCGAGGCACAATCCCACCGGGCCAGTGAAATCATTCGTCGCATCCGTCGATTCATGAAAAAGCCGGCCACGGGCAAGGAAGTGCTGTCCGTGCCTGCGTTGCTGGAAGATACCCGGCAGTTTGCCGAAGTGGATATGCGCAACAACAAGGGCGCTATTGAGCTTTCGGTGCCTGAGGACATGCCAGATGTCCTGGCCGACCCGGTCCAGGTGCAGCAGGTGGCGCTCAACCTGATCCGCAATGCCCTGGAGGCCACCAGCAGTATTGACTCCAGCGCGCCGGTCGAGGTGAGCGCGAGTGTGAAGGGTGATACCTGTGTGCGGATCCAGGTGCGCGACCATGGCATTGGTCTTTCGGAAGATGCGGAAGAAAAGTTGTTCCTGCCGTTCTTTACCACCAAGGACGAGGGGATGGGGATTGGCCTGTCAACGTGCCGCTCCCTCATACAGGCCCAGGGTGGCGACATCGGTTTTGAGCGACCAGAAGATGGCGGCGCCTGCTTCTACTTTACACTGCCCGTTGCCGGCGCCCAGGGTTCTCCCTGCGCACCGGAAACTGATTCCTCCCACGCCTAG
- the fixJ gene encoding response regulator FixJ, protein MTDIQQTVYVVEDDEAVRDSLELLLKSDGKPVKTYESATAFLKDYSDKMAGCIVLDIRMPGMDGMELQKKLNEKHSILPIIFVTGHGDVPMAVDAMKEGAVDFIQKPYREEALLEKIEAALKQDLEQRKSLDEKQEIIRRVKSLTPREHEIMDRMIAGQANKVIAIELEISQRTVEIHRSRVMHKMGTHSLAHLVRMVLSVKDLIDAG, encoded by the coding sequence ATGACTGATATCCAGCAAACCGTGTACGTTGTAGAGGACGATGAAGCAGTCCGAGATTCCCTGGAGCTGCTGCTGAAATCCGACGGCAAGCCGGTCAAGACCTATGAGAGTGCAACCGCTTTCCTGAAGGACTACTCCGACAAGATGGCAGGTTGCATCGTGCTGGATATTCGCATGCCCGGCATGGACGGGATGGAACTCCAGAAAAAACTGAATGAAAAGCACTCCATCCTGCCTATCATCTTTGTAACCGGGCACGGAGACGTGCCCATGGCCGTGGACGCCATGAAAGAGGGCGCCGTTGACTTTATCCAGAAACCATACCGTGAGGAGGCGTTGCTGGAGAAAATCGAAGCGGCACTCAAACAGGATCTGGAGCAGCGCAAGTCTCTGGATGAGAAGCAGGAGATCATCCGTCGTGTTAAAAGCCTGACCCCCCGCGAACACGAGATCATGGACCGGATGATTGCCGGGCAGGCCAACAAGGTCATCGCCATTGAGCTAGAGATAAGCCAGCGTACGGTGGAGATTCACCGTTCCCGCGTCATGCACAAGATGGGTACCCACTCCCTCGCACATCTCGTTCGTATGGTCCTGTCCGTAAAGGACCTTATCGACGCAGGGTGA